Proteins encoded by one window of Winogradskyella sp. PG-2:
- a CDS encoding YihY/virulence factor BrkB family protein: MSKHIEDKLAKIPVLNIVVRFFKQIKLPGFEGLSIYDLIELYIRGIVKGALTTRASAIAFSFFTAIFPFLLFVIIIMPYIPIANFQNEFLDFLNSFLPPQTSDFFFSNIFENISGGAGAGLVSSVFLLSMLLMANGVNAVFSGFENSYHEQLTRNVFKQYLYALGIALILAILVLLTVAFFGYFQLYIIEPLYEQINHEAVSETNSGVGWVIFAKYMFFVLMVYLATATLYYFGTREGRNTRFFSVGALLTTLLIILTSYLFGIYINNFSQYNELYGSIGGLLILLLYLWLNSNILLLGYELNASLQYLKKYPKK; encoded by the coding sequence ATGTCTAAACACATAGAAGATAAATTAGCTAAAATTCCGGTACTTAATATAGTAGTTCGCTTCTTTAAGCAGATCAAATTACCAGGATTTGAAGGTTTATCTATTTATGATTTAATAGAACTTTATATCAGAGGCATTGTAAAAGGTGCTTTAACAACTAGAGCAAGCGCCATTGCTTTTAGCTTCTTTACGGCTATTTTTCCGTTTTTGTTGTTTGTAATTATTATAATGCCATATATACCAATTGCTAATTTTCAAAATGAGTTTTTAGATTTTTTGAATTCATTTTTGCCTCCTCAAACATCAGATTTCTTTTTCTCAAATATTTTTGAAAATATAAGTGGTGGTGCAGGAGCAGGTTTAGTATCATCAGTATTTTTACTATCGATGCTTTTAATGGCAAATGGCGTAAATGCTGTGTTTTCTGGTTTTGAAAATTCATATCATGAGCAATTAACACGGAATGTGTTTAAACAGTATTTGTATGCTTTAGGTATCGCTTTAATTTTAGCGATACTAGTATTGCTAACCGTTGCCTTTTTTGGTTATTTTCAACTTTATATCATAGAACCTTTATATGAGCAAATTAATCATGAAGCAGTATCCGAAACTAACTCTGGTGTCGGTTGGGTGATTTTTGCAAAGTATATGTTTTTTGTGCTGATGGTATATTTGGCTACAGCAACGCTTTACTATTTTGGTACAAGAGAAGGTAGAAATACGAGATTCTTTTCGGTAGGTGCATTATTAACAACTTTACTCATCATTTTAACGTCATACCTCTTTGGTATTTATATTAATAATTTTTCTCAATATAATGAGCTTTACGGTTCAATTGGAGGCTTATTGATTCTATTACTATATCTATGGCTTAATTCTAATATTTTGCTTTTAGGTTATGAGCTTAATGCTTCGCTTCAGTATTTGAAGAAGTATCCTAAAAAGTGA
- a CDS encoding non-canonical purine NTP diphosphatase — MQLVFATNNGNKLKEVQELIPNHIKLLSLADILCIEDIPETQPTIEGNAIQKAEYVKTNYGYDCFADDTGLEVEVLNGEPGVYSARYAGPQRNAEDNMNKLLSELENKNSRSAQFKTVVALHLKGKLKTFTGVCTGEITSTKHGEGGFGYDPIFKAKGYTKTFAEISLDEKNKIGHRGKAVTLLIDYLNSL; from the coding sequence ATGCAACTCGTTTTCGCAACTAATAATGGTAACAAACTTAAGGAGGTTCAAGAACTCATTCCAAACCATATTAAACTTTTGAGTTTAGCAGACATTTTATGTATTGAAGATATTCCTGAAACTCAGCCAACAATTGAAGGCAATGCTATACAAAAAGCTGAATATGTAAAAACTAACTACGGTTACGATTGCTTCGCTGATGACACAGGTTTAGAGGTTGAAGTTTTAAATGGCGAACCCGGAGTGTATTCTGCACGTTATGCTGGTCCACAACGTAATGCAGAAGACAATATGAATAAATTGCTATCAGAATTAGAAAATAAAAACTCTAGAAGCGCTCAGTTTAAAACCGTTGTTGCCTTACATCTTAAAGGTAAATTAAAAACCTTTACTGGAGTTTGTACAGGCGAAATTACCTCAACAAAACATGGAGAAGGTGGTTTTGGTTACGACCCTATTTTTAAAGCTAAAGGTTATACCAAAACATTTGCTGAGATTTCCTTAGATGAAAAAAATAAGATTGGGCATCGTGGAAAGGCAGTAACGCTCCTTATTGACTACTTAAATTCATTATAA
- the nadC gene encoding carboxylating nicotinate-nucleotide diphosphorylase: MISKEQFNIEIDGIISNAIREDVGDGDHSSLACIPVSALGKAKLLVKDEGTIAGIEFAKQVFAYVDKNMKVETLIEDGTKVKYGDIAFYVEGASQSILKAERLVLNAMQRMSAIATKTKTFVDLLEGTGTKILDTRKTTPGIRALEKWAVKIGGGENHRFALYDMIMLKDNHIDFAGGVDKAINLTKAYLKDTNRDLKIIVEARNLEEIKEILDCGGVYRILIDNFNYEDTLKAVKLIGDQCLTESSGGINEKTVRHYAECGVDYISSGALTHSVYNMDLSLKAV; this comes from the coding sequence ATGATTTCAAAAGAACAATTCAATATAGAGATAGACGGAATTATAAGTAATGCCATTAGAGAAGATGTTGGTGATGGTGATCATAGTTCATTAGCTTGTATTCCTGTTTCAGCTCTAGGAAAAGCCAAACTTTTGGTGAAAGATGAAGGCACTATTGCTGGTATCGAGTTTGCAAAACAAGTTTTTGCCTATGTAGATAAAAACATGAAAGTGGAAACTTTAATTGAAGATGGAACTAAAGTAAAATATGGTGATATTGCGTTCTATGTTGAAGGTGCATCTCAATCTATTCTTAAGGCCGAACGATTAGTTTTAAATGCTATGCAACGTATGAGTGCGATTGCAACTAAAACAAAAACCTTTGTTGATTTGTTAGAAGGTACAGGAACTAAAATCCTTGATACTCGTAAAACAACTCCAGGTATAAGAGCACTAGAAAAATGGGCAGTTAAGATTGGTGGAGGTGAGAATCATAGATTCGCCTTGTATGATATGATAATGTTAAAAGATAATCATATAGATTTTGCAGGTGGAGTGGACAAAGCAATTAATTTAACCAAAGCTTATTTAAAGGATACTAATAGAGATTTAAAAATTATTGTTGAAGCTAGAAACCTAGAGGAGATAAAAGAAATATTAGATTGTGGTGGAGTATATCGTATTCTAATCGATAACTTTAATTACGAGGATACGCTTAAAGCTGTAAAACTTATAGGTGATCAATGTTTAACTGAATCTTCTGGGGGAATCAATGAAAAAACGGTTAGACATTATGCAGAATGTGGTGTGGATTATATTTCGTCTGGTGCTTTAACGCATTCAGTTTATAATATGGATTTAAGTCTTAAGGCAGTATAG
- a CDS encoding HPF/RaiA family ribosome-associated protein: MTVNFQYVNTDVSETLSNFTKEKLDKLFNRYEFLINATVRIKHDDNFHDKGKICDIELSLPGPRIFATSNEANYEVAVRATIKDLERQLKKRKEVYKVY; this comes from the coding sequence ATGACGGTAAATTTTCAGTATGTAAACACAGATGTAAGTGAAACACTTTCTAATTTCACTAAGGAAAAATTAGACAAACTATTTAATAGATATGAATTTTTAATTAACGCAACAGTCCGTATAAAGCATGATGATAACTTTCATGATAAAGGTAAGATTTGTGATATTGAATTAAGTCTACCAGGACCTCGCATATTTGCAACATCAAATGAAGCAAATTATGAGGTGGCTGTAAGAGCAACTATCAAGGATTTGGAACGTCAACTTAAGAAACGTAAAGAAGTATATAAAGTATATTAG
- a CDS encoding mevalonate kinase, translating to MTLFLNNQIISTAPARICLFGDHQDYLQLPIIACAIDRYIRIKAKPNDNRTLHIFKHDLNQEDVIQLNEPVKIIKEDYLRLSLIVLARYNCIPNQGYDVHISGNIPINSGLSSSSALTVAWVQFLIEAFGINEAVSPMFVARLAYEIEVIEQNTSGGKMDQYSISLGHKIFMNTKTDAIHNFTNILEGMVVGDSGEGKDTLGTLSHLKGDAWKAINQVKAKYLDFDITTMNIADLEKFMPIVNEALQPIFEAAVLNYSITKNAEKALLETYIDYSLIGDLMNQHHALLRDNLLITTPKIDAMINAALKAGAYGAKIVGSGKGGCIVALSPKAKEEAIIYAIKNAGAKDAFLVKESEGAHILSQIK from the coding sequence ATGACGTTGTTTTTGAATAATCAAATTATTTCAACTGCACCAGCAAGAATCTGTTTGTTTGGAGATCATCAAGATTATTTGCAACTGCCTATTATTGCATGTGCTATAGATAGATATATAAGGATTAAGGCTAAGCCCAATGATAATAGAACACTTCACATTTTTAAACACGATTTAAACCAGGAAGATGTTATTCAACTTAATGAACCAGTTAAAATTATCAAAGAAGATTATTTAAGATTATCTCTAATAGTTTTAGCTAGATATAATTGTATTCCCAATCAAGGATATGATGTCCATATTTCGGGTAATATTCCTATTAATTCTGGTCTGTCTAGTTCATCTGCTTTAACTGTAGCATGGGTACAATTCTTAATTGAAGCTTTTGGTATTAATGAGGCTGTTTCTCCAATGTTTGTGGCAAGACTTGCCTACGAAATAGAAGTTATTGAGCAAAACACCTCTGGAGGTAAAATGGACCAATACAGTATTAGTTTGGGGCATAAGATATTTATGAATACAAAGACAGATGCTATTCACAACTTTACAAATATTTTAGAAGGTATGGTAGTTGGTGATTCTGGGGAAGGAAAGGATACTTTAGGCACATTGTCGCATTTAAAAGGTGATGCTTGGAAAGCCATAAATCAAGTAAAAGCCAAATATTTGGATTTTGATATTACCACTATGAATATTGCGGATTTAGAGAAATTTATGCCTATTGTTAACGAAGCATTACAGCCTATTTTTGAAGCCGCTGTTCTTAATTATAGTATTACTAAGAATGCAGAAAAAGCGCTTCTAGAAACATATATAGATTATAGTCTAATAGGTGATTTAATGAATCAGCATCATGCACTTTTAAGAGATAATTTATTAATCACAACACCTAAGATAGATGCGATGATAAATGCGGCTTTAAAAGCTGGTGCTTATGGAGCAAAGATTGTGGGTTCTGGTAAAGGTGGTTGTATTGTAGCCTTATCACCCAAAGCGAAAGAGGAGGCTATAATTTATGCCATTAAAAATGCTGGAGCAAAGGATGCCTTTTTAGTAAAAGAAAGTGAAGGAGCACATATATTATCTCAAATTAAATGA
- the rlmH gene encoding 23S rRNA (pseudouridine(1915)-N(3))-methyltransferase RlmH, with protein MNIKLIAIGKTDNKNLQTLIEDYQKRLGHYIRFEFEIIADLKKVKHLSDAQQKEKEGELILAKTQNSDVLILLDENGKQLDSVAFSNYLQKYMNSGIKTLVFVIGGPYGFSDAVYKRANGKLSLSKMTFSHQMVRLFFIEQLYRGFTILKNEPYHHR; from the coding sequence ATGAATATAAAACTTATAGCCATAGGCAAAACCGACAACAAGAATCTTCAAACATTAATTGAAGATTACCAAAAAAGACTTGGACATTATATTCGGTTTGAGTTTGAAATTATTGCTGATTTAAAAAAAGTAAAGCACCTCTCTGATGCTCAGCAAAAGGAAAAAGAAGGAGAACTCATTTTAGCAAAAACTCAAAATTCTGATGTTTTAATTCTTTTAGATGAAAACGGCAAACAATTAGATTCTGTCGCATTTTCTAATTATCTACAGAAGTATATGAATTCTGGCATAAAAACATTAGTCTTTGTGATTGGCGGTCCTTATGGGTTTTCAGATGCTGTTTATAAACGTGCTAATGGAAAACTAAGTCTTTCTAAAATGACATTTTCTCACCAAATGGTAAGATTATTTTTTATCGAGCAACTGTATAGAGGATTTACAATATTAAAAAACGAACCTTATCATCATAGATAA
- a CDS encoding NDP-sugar synthase, which yields MINRLIILAGGASSRMKNSQAESVLDAEQIQQANQRSKGLIEVDDTGRSLLDYLLKNAQIAGYKIVYIITGKDSSMFRARYKHHAELKIKFAIQYIPEDRVKPLGTADAVYQTLEQYPELKKNQFSVCNSDNLYSVNALQSLLNIKSQNGCIAYDRDYLEFSIDRISKFAVMQFDHNYQLLNIIEKPDLEKVKNYRDVEGKIRVSMNIFTFDGSISFPFFKDCPIHPERNEKEIPTVISHMLKVNSKSMLGIPLAEHVPDLTSKEDIIKMSDYLRKNFNS from the coding sequence ATGATTAATAGATTAATTATACTCGCTGGAGGAGCTTCTTCTCGCATGAAAAATTCGCAGGCTGAAAGTGTGTTGGATGCCGAGCAGATTCAACAAGCTAATCAACGTTCTAAAGGTTTAATTGAGGTTGATGACACAGGAAGATCATTGCTGGATTATTTATTGAAAAACGCACAAATAGCAGGTTATAAAATAGTATACATTATTACAGGGAAAGATTCGAGTATGTTTAGAGCACGTTATAAGCATCACGCTGAGTTAAAAATTAAATTTGCTATACAATATATACCAGAAGATAGAGTAAAACCTTTAGGGACTGCAGATGCCGTTTATCAAACACTAGAGCAATATCCTGAATTAAAAAAAAATCAATTTTCCGTCTGTAATAGTGATAATTTATATTCTGTTAATGCACTTCAGTCCTTGCTTAATATTAAATCACAAAATGGATGTATTGCTTATGATAGAGATTATCTTGAGTTTTCAATAGATAGAATTTCAAAATTTGCAGTAATGCAATTTGACCATAATTACCAACTTCTAAATATTATAGAAAAGCCAGATTTAGAAAAAGTTAAGAACTATAGAGATGTGGAAGGAAAAATAAGAGTTAGCATGAATATTTTCACTTTTGATGGCTCTATCAGTTTTCCTTTTTTTAAAGATTGTCCAATTCACCCAGAACGTAATGAAAAAGAAATTCCGACAGTTATATCTCATATGCTTAAAGTCAACTCTAAAAGTATGCTTGGCATCCCATTAGCTGAACATGTGCCAGATTTAACGAGTAAAGAAGATATTATAAAAATGAGTGACTACCTGCGAAAGAATTTCAATTCTTAA
- a CDS encoding LytR/AlgR family response regulator transcription factor, whose product MIKTLILDDEQHAIDRILYHLKPFADEFLVVAQCNSVEEAIDVVNKQKIDLAFLDIEIHDKTSFDFLNELNTIDFEIIFVTGFNAYAIEAFDYSAIHYLLKPVIADKFNEAINRLLKKSKQEFQVPNQLDILFNRLNNKPKETVVIPSLKNGLQILKLKDVFYFKADQSYCKVFTEKKSQLVSKNLGHFESTLENTSFFKIHKSYLVNTDEIANYISGNGGSVILTNGKELPVSKRQKPKLLKLLKEK is encoded by the coding sequence ATGATAAAAACTCTAATATTAGATGATGAGCAACACGCAATTGATCGCATTCTATATCACCTTAAACCATTTGCAGACGAATTTTTAGTAGTTGCCCAATGTAATTCTGTTGAGGAGGCAATAGACGTTGTAAACAAACAAAAAATCGATTTGGCATTCTTAGATATTGAGATACATGATAAAACAAGTTTTGATTTTTTAAATGAATTAAATACCATTGATTTTGAAATCATTTTTGTTACTGGTTTTAACGCTTATGCTATTGAAGCTTTTGACTATTCTGCAATTCATTACTTATTAAAACCAGTTATTGCAGACAAATTTAATGAAGCCATTAATCGATTGCTCAAAAAATCTAAACAAGAGTTTCAAGTACCTAATCAATTAGATATCTTATTTAATAGACTAAATAATAAACCTAAAGAAACCGTTGTAATTCCTTCTCTAAAAAATGGTTTACAAATCCTTAAACTTAAAGATGTTTTTTATTTTAAAGCTGACCAAAGTTATTGCAAAGTTTTTACTGAGAAAAAAAGTCAATTAGTCTCAAAAAACTTAGGGCACTTTGAATCTACTCTCGAAAACACATCGTTTTTCAAAATTCATAAATCCTATTTAGTAAATACAGATGAAATCGCTAATTATATATCTGGAAATGGAGGAAGCGTGATATTAACCAATGGAAAAGAATTGCCAGTATCTAAAAGACAAAAACCAAAGCTATTAAAATTGCTGAAAGAAAAGTAA
- a CDS encoding glycoside hydrolase family 2 TIM barrel-domain containing protein translates to MRYTIFALLISFNLYSQTTVEKDSSGWNLLVDGKPFKVKGATFGYDKDVENYDVYFKDLKFLGVNTIRTWATGDNTPQLLDAAQANGIKVMVGIWMRHGRPGMEDDDSFNYLNDKLGMEAMYNTAIETVEKYKDHPAVLIWGIGNEVYLNMATDEEKLAYSKFLERICGDIKSIDSNHPITSVEAWTFGLYWWEEHVPSLDIYGLNSYGAGAGFLQAELEKRNIDKPYVITEFGVTGEWDIKNEKHGIKVEPTDKEKYDAISNGYNSWIANKSKCLGVYMFHYSSGNNFMAPWLFTHVNNFKRPQYWAIRKAFTGNDPKNNVPQIINFELPDKTFSSENWIPVILKVSDIENDELEVSFSYNQRTGSRKRRDQVLSLNHRGNFNDGFEIQIPKEHGAIKVYVHVKDDNSNLAVASTSVMLHNKEASLKKYKVPKVDLPFYVYRENKELPYLPSGYMGNYKDMVVDLNSKDEAHSGETSIRISYNTEGGWYGLALVDPANDWGDILGGYDISDAKTFSFWAKSNFDVHATIGFGLIDTDKPFPDTAKKSLKIKLTDEWKKFIIKTKKLDLSCIRSGLVLFSNGNGYPYKIYIDDVVFE, encoded by the coding sequence ATGCGCTACACAATTTTTGCTTTATTAATCTCTTTTAATTTATACTCACAAACTACAGTAGAAAAAGATAGTAGCGGTTGGAATTTATTAGTTGACGGAAAACCCTTTAAAGTTAAAGGTGCAACTTTTGGTTACGATAAGGATGTTGAGAACTATGATGTCTATTTTAAGGATTTAAAGTTTTTAGGAGTCAACACCATTAGGACATGGGCAACTGGAGACAATACACCACAATTATTAGATGCTGCACAGGCAAATGGAATTAAAGTGATGGTTGGTATATGGATGCGTCATGGCAGACCAGGTATGGAAGATGATGATAGTTTTAATTATCTCAATGATAAGTTAGGTATGGAAGCTATGTATAATACTGCTATAGAAACTGTTGAAAAATACAAAGACCATCCTGCAGTTTTAATTTGGGGAATTGGTAATGAAGTTTACCTAAATATGGCTACTGATGAAGAAAAATTAGCCTATTCTAAGTTTTTGGAACGTATTTGTGGTGACATAAAATCTATAGATTCTAACCACCCGATTACATCAGTTGAGGCTTGGACTTTTGGTTTATATTGGTGGGAAGAACACGTCCCATCATTAGATATTTATGGTTTAAATAGTTATGGTGCTGGTGCAGGTTTTTTGCAAGCTGAATTAGAGAAACGAAATATTGATAAGCCTTATGTAATTACCGAATTTGGAGTTACTGGGGAATGGGATATAAAGAATGAAAAACATGGTATTAAAGTAGAGCCAACTGATAAAGAAAAGTACGATGCAATCTCAAATGGTTATAACAGTTGGATAGCTAATAAATCTAAATGTTTAGGAGTCTATATGTTTCATTACAGTAGCGGAAATAATTTTATGGCTCCATGGTTATTTACCCATGTTAATAATTTTAAAAGACCGCAATATTGGGCTATAAGAAAGGCATTTACAGGTAATGATCCGAAAAATAATGTTCCTCAAATAATTAATTTTGAATTGCCAGATAAAACCTTTTCTAGCGAAAATTGGATTCCGGTAATTTTGAAAGTTTCAGATATTGAAAATGACGAATTAGAAGTTAGTTTTTCTTATAATCAGCGCACAGGAAGTAGAAAGCGACGAGACCAAGTACTTTCGCTAAATCATAGAGGTAACTTTAATGATGGTTTTGAAATTCAGATACCAAAAGAACATGGAGCAATAAAAGTCTATGTTCATGTTAAAGATGACAATTCAAATTTAGCAGTAGCATCGACTTCAGTTATGTTGCATAATAAAGAAGCTAGTCTCAAAAAGTATAAAGTGCCTAAAGTAGATTTACCTTTCTATGTTTATAGAGAGAATAAAGAGTTGCCTTATTTGCCATCAGGTTATATGGGAAATTATAAAGACATGGTTGTGGATTTAAATTCTAAAGACGAAGCACATTCTGGTGAAACATCTATTAGAATAAGTTATAATACTGAAGGTGGTTGGTATGGGCTCGCACTTGTAGATCCTGCAAATGATTGGGGAGATATCCTTGGTGGTTATGACATTAGCGATGCCAAAACATTTAGTTTTTGGGCAAAATCTAATTTTGATGTCCATGCTACGATTGGATTTGGTCTAATTGATACTGATAAACCATTTCCTGATACTGCTAAGAAGTCACTTAAAATAAAATTAACAGACGAATGGAAGAAGTTTATTATAAAAACTAAGAAGTTAGATTTGAGTTGCATTCGTTCTGGTTTGGTTTTGTTCTCTAATGGAAATGGTTACCCATATAAAATCTATATAGATGACGTTGTTTTTGAATAA
- a CDS encoding Gfo/Idh/MocA family protein, whose product MKRRSFLKKTSLSVTGVAVASILPSCAYNIKDRPSASQYMGGFAAPKLETVRAAFIGVGARGGYHMQFLAELPGTEVVAISDLYEDNVKKWGAIANEIGKGERHNDVRLYHGDENLWRTMLDEVKPDVVFIATNWKNHAPMAITSMEKGAHAFVEVPMAVTLQEMWDIVDTSERTQKHCMMMENVNYSRDELMFLNMCRQGVIGDVMHGEAAYIHELRWQMEEQERGTGSWRTHHYAKRNGNLYPTHGLGPVAQYMNIARQDDMFNSMVSYSTQALGRQLYAEKNYPKDHKWNQLEFKGGDLNTTIIKTNMGRTIMVQWDETSPRPYSRHNLVQGTKGILAGFPTRAAFDGGFEGVTDNHHRWVQGEHLQALYEKYDHPLYKRLNKAAKGSGHGGMDGIMVYRIVECLQKGLSLDQNVYEGCLWSAVAPLSEQSVANGGEPQEFPDFTRGNWKTTKPLSVIS is encoded by the coding sequence ATGAAAAGAAGAAGCTTTCTTAAAAAAACATCATTGTCAGTAACAGGAGTTGCAGTGGCATCTATTTTGCCTAGTTGTGCATACAATATAAAGGATAGACCTTCAGCAAGTCAATATATGGGAGGTTTTGCTGCACCAAAATTAGAAACGGTTAGAGCTGCATTTATTGGTGTTGGTGCTCGTGGTGGTTATCATATGCAGTTTTTAGCTGAATTGCCAGGAACAGAAGTAGTTGCCATTAGTGATTTGTATGAAGATAATGTGAAGAAATGGGGAGCTATAGCAAATGAAATAGGTAAGGGCGAGCGACATAATGATGTTAGGCTATATCATGGGGATGAAAACCTTTGGAGAACAATGTTAGATGAAGTAAAGCCAGATGTTGTTTTTATAGCTACTAATTGGAAGAATCATGCACCAATGGCTATCACATCTATGGAAAAAGGCGCTCATGCTTTTGTTGAGGTGCCAATGGCTGTGACACTTCAAGAAATGTGGGATATAGTTGATACATCAGAACGTACACAAAAACATTGTATGATGATGGAAAATGTTAACTATAGCCGTGATGAGTTAATGTTTTTAAATATGTGCAGACAAGGAGTTATAGGCGATGTTATGCATGGTGAAGCAGCCTATATACATGAACTTCGTTGGCAAATGGAAGAACAAGAACGTGGAACAGGATCTTGGAGAACACATCATTATGCAAAGCGTAATGGTAATTTATATCCTACGCATGGACTTGGACCTGTTGCACAATACATGAATATAGCACGACAAGATGATATGTTTAATAGTATGGTGTCTTATTCTACGCAAGCATTGGGAAGACAACTTTATGCTGAGAAAAATTACCCAAAAGATCATAAATGGAACCAATTAGAATTTAAAGGAGGTGATTTAAATACGACTATTATAAAAACAAATATGGGTAGAACGATTATGGTACAATGGGATGAAACAAGTCCTAGGCCATATTCGCGTCATAATTTAGTTCAAGGGACTAAAGGTATTCTTGCAGGATTTCCCACAAGAGCTGCTTTTGATGGTGGTTTTGAAGGAGTAACTGATAACCATCATCGTTGGGTTCAAGGAGAGCATTTACAGGCTTTGTATGAGAAGTACGATCATCCTTTATACAAACGTTTAAATAAAGCTGCTAAAGGTAGTGGACATGGAGGTATGGATGGTATTATGGTATATCGCATTGTAGAATGTCTACAAAAAGGATTGTCTTTAGATCAAAATGTTTATGAAGGTTGTCTATGGAGTGCTGTTGCACCTTTAAGTGAACAGTCTGTCGCCAATGGTGGTGAGCCACAAGAATTTCCTGATTTTACTAGAGGTAATTGGAAAACTACAAAACCGTTAAGTGTTATTTCTTAG